Proteins from a genomic interval of Methanofollis formosanus:
- a CDS encoding DUF3387 domain-containing protein, giving the protein MDIFQLVGLDKPDISVLSDEFLAEVRDLPQKNVAVELLRKLIDDQIRATLRKNVVQSRKLSEMLEKSVHEYENRSVETAIIIEELIRTAQEVREAVGRGEKLGLSEAEVAFYDALAENESARQVMADEDLRKIASELVVKIRENVTIDWSLKESVRARMRAQIKRILRKYHYPPDRREEATNLVLMQAEQICRMVSGEA; this is encoded by the coding sequence GTGGACATCTTCCAGCTCGTCGGGCTGGACAAACCCGACATCTCGGTCCTCTCTGACGAGTTCCTCGCCGAAGTGAGAGATCTCCCGCAGAAGAATGTCGCCGTCGAACTGCTGCGCAAACTCATCGACGACCAGATCCGGGCAACGTTGCGGAAAAATGTGGTGCAGTCCAGGAAACTCTCAGAGATGCTTGAAAAATCAGTACACGAATACGAGAACCGATCGGTGGAGACCGCCATCATCATCGAGGAACTGATCAGGACCGCCCAGGAGGTGAGGGAGGCGGTCGGCCGCGGTGAGAAACTGGGGCTTTCTGAGGCTGAGGTCGCCTTTTACGATGCGCTTGCCGAGAACGAGAGCGCCAGGCAGGTGATGGCCGACGAGGATCTCAGGAAGATCGCCAGCGAACTGGTGGTGAAGATCCGGGAGAACGTCACCATCGACTGGTCGCTGAAGGAAAGCGTGCGGGCGAGGATGCGGGCGCAGATCAAGAGGATCCTGAGGAAGTACCATTATCCGCCGGACCGCCGGGAGGAGGCGACCAACCTGGTCCTCATGCAGGCCGAGCAGATCTGCAGAATGGTGAGCGGAGAGGCGTAA
- a CDS encoding type I restriction endonuclease, with protein sequence MGYEVLYGPEIAPDGTHPERESYREPLLTGRLRAALLRLNPDLPLPRREQPRLPPVPHRSVTVEYRDDDGAVRHGIARIIDPSRPEKNDWLAVNQYTIFQTVKASLVKATARWTSSSSSGWTNPTSRSSLTSSSPK encoded by the coding sequence ATGGGCTATGAAGTGCTCTACGGCCCCGAGATCGCTCCCGACGGGACACACCCGGAACGAGAAAGTTACCGCGAGCCCCTCCTCACCGGGCGACTCCGGGCCGCCCTCCTCAGGCTCAACCCGGACCTCCCCCTCCCTCGTCGAGAACAACCACGCCTTCCACCAGTACCTCACCGAAGCGTCACCGTCGAATACCGCGACGACGACGGCGCCGTCCGCCACGGCATCGCCCGCATCATCGACCCCTCTCGCCCGGAGAAGAACGACTGGCTCGCCGTCAATCAGTACACCATCTTCCAGACGGTGAAGGCATCGCTCGTCAAGGCGACGGCCCGGTGGACATCTTCCAGCTCGTCGGGCTGGACAAACCCGACATCTCGGTCCTCTCTGACGAGTTCCTCGCCGAAGTGA
- a CDS encoding Fic family protein translates to MNKLPEKPPSNEETTLKLIFSKTTQDPEFKKLVARYNTRYLSWDDLRYRIPDPEKRMAAWAMMKMLRTMRYEPVPYPSLDLKYSTTPEISRSLHIFDQYLSGTIQIHNKTIRLEQSYIINSLMEEAIASSILEGAATTHKVAKEMLRKGREPRNKSEQMVINNYRAMRYIRDQKDTPLTPDFIIDIHRFVTENTLEEDAVGRFRDNDNIVVADSATGVVHHIPPTHTRIWELIEELCQFANADDDDASTFIHPIIRGIILHFLIGYIHPFEDGNGRTARSIFYWYVLSRGYWLFEYMPISRIILRSKKNYALAYLHTEYDEMDLTYFIQYHIGCIEEARKDLLAYIEKKQSEQNATKAIIKTIQTINQRQADILRQMMEHSDEFFTIREVSETHGVVYQTARTDLLGLAEKGYIRKEKRGREFIFIFNEECDLWKEKKKPGR, encoded by the coding sequence ATGAATAAACTCCCGGAAAAACCGCCATCCAATGAAGAAACAACACTGAAATTGATATTCAGCAAGACAACACAGGATCCGGAATTCAAAAAACTCGTCGCCAGGTATAACACCCGCTACCTCTCCTGGGACGACCTTAGATACCGCATCCCTGACCCCGAGAAACGGATGGCGGCCTGGGCGATGATGAAGATGCTCAGGACAATGCGCTACGAACCCGTCCCCTACCCCTCCCTCGACCTCAAGTACTCGACCACCCCTGAGATCTCGCGCAGCCTCCACATTTTCGACCAGTACCTCTCAGGCACCATCCAGATCCATAACAAGACCATCAGACTCGAACAGTCCTACATCATCAACTCCCTTATGGAGGAGGCCATCGCCTCATCGATCCTCGAAGGGGCGGCGACCACCCACAAAGTCGCCAAAGAGATGCTCAGAAAAGGGAGAGAGCCACGGAACAAGTCTGAGCAGATGGTGATCAACAACTACCGGGCCATGCGATATATCAGGGATCAGAAGGACACACCCCTCACCCCGGACTTCATCATCGACATCCATCGGTTCGTCACCGAGAACACCCTCGAAGAGGACGCCGTCGGACGGTTCAGGGACAACGACAATATCGTGGTCGCCGATTCTGCCACCGGTGTCGTCCACCACATCCCACCAACGCACACCAGAATATGGGAACTGATCGAGGAACTCTGCCAGTTTGCAAATGCCGACGACGACGATGCCAGCACCTTCATCCATCCCATCATCAGGGGGATCATCCTCCACTTCCTCATCGGCTACATCCACCCCTTCGAGGATGGCAATGGCAGGACTGCACGGAGCATCTTCTACTGGTACGTCCTCTCGCGGGGCTACTGGCTCTTCGAGTACATGCCCATCTCCCGGATCATCCTGCGATCCAAGAAAAACTACGCTCTCGCCTACCTTCACACCGAATACGACGAGATGGACCTCACCTACTTCATCCAGTATCATATCGGGTGCATCGAGGAAGCCCGCAAAGACCTGCTCGCCTACATCGAGAAGAAACAGAGCGAACAGAACGCGACAAAAGCGATAATTAAAACTATTCAAACCATCAACCAGAGGCAGGCAGATATTCTCAGGCAGATGATGGAACACAGCGACGAATTCTTCACCATCAGAGAAGTCTCGGAGACCCACGGTGTGGTCTACCAGACGGCGAGGACCGATCTCCTCGGCCTCGCCGAGAAAGGCTACATCAGAAAGGAAAAACGCGGCCGGGAGTTCATTTTCATTTTCAATGAAGAATGCGACCTCTGGAAAGAGAAGAAAAAACCCGGCAGATGA
- a CDS encoding sensor histidine kinase, with protein MKKNDVRKSGGAVQEDCERLRAAHEKVTLMSGMTSHDILNLLSAIDGYREILDGEMQKHPGLHRPYECMMKAVDGIRWHAEMAEFYMVPRVPPSTWLRLRDLIQVAADEVPHENVDLVIDVGDVEIYADTLIKMVFFNLIENALSHGGGTISEIEIVFSEDESGGLITVQDDGRGIPEEHKSRIFRYGFGDHTGTGLFFTWRALKILNFSISEGGTEGQGARFEIRIPPGRYHYDRNT; from the coding sequence ATGAAGAAAAATGATGTTAGGAAGAGCGGAGGCGCCGTCCAGGAGGACTGTGAACGCCTTCGAGCGGCACATGAGAAGGTGACGTTGATGAGTGGCATGACCTCTCACGACATTCTCAACCTGCTCTCTGCGATCGATGGATACAGGGAGATTCTGGACGGCGAGATGCAGAAACACCCCGGGCTTCACCGGCCATATGAATGCATGATGAAAGCGGTGGACGGGATACGATGGCACGCGGAGATGGCCGAGTTCTATATGGTCCCGAGGGTGCCGCCCTCGACATGGCTCCGTCTCCGCGACCTGATCCAGGTCGCCGCAGACGAAGTTCCTCATGAGAATGTCGATCTTGTCATCGATGTTGGAGACGTCGAGATCTATGCCGACACATTGATCAAAATGGTGTTCTTCAATCTGATCGAGAATGCCCTCTCTCATGGCGGCGGCACCATTTCAGAGATAGAGATCGTCTTCTCTGAAGATGAGAGCGGGGGCCTCATCACCGTTCAGGATGACGGCCGTGGCATCCCCGAAGAGCACAAGTCCCGGATCTTCAGGTACGGCTTCGGGGACCACACAGGCACGGGCCTTTTCTTCACCTGGCGAGCCCTGAAAATCCTCAACTTCTCGATCTCGGAAGGTGGAACAGAGGGGCAGGGTGCACGGTTTGAGATCAGGATCCCTCCGGGGCGGTATCATTATGACAGGAACACCTGA
- a CDS encoding N-6 DNA methylase, which translates to MTDLESRAFRESIFHIASLIQSELDARDHPKALTALLALKRVADLRASGDLAGFLAYAPVWDEICTAQSPGDALTAAYSRLEEAHPGEKNWFDALIFSPTRDTLWKKVVSLVSEFSFLDADPEVFSEMLLQFYRESPGSFETPRDLAHLLAGLLEPERGASIFAPFCQDGAILIEVAREHGTRGITLYAQTPNDYSRLVTALVLLVHNCPDVHVATGDPILTPRFRQDERCLMVFDRVVGTIPAGAMDWGSEGMQRDPYLRFVYGVPPRTSRDYAYLSHAIASLTEGGRLVAVVPSGVLFRSARTEKDIRANIVSRDRVEAVIALPLRIFPSTAVPFAILVIAAGKVTERRDRTIFIDASRSFLAGRGRSILRGEDITTVLDAYTTFTTVEGFSAVATIDEIAAQDFNLEVSRYVRPVPSEEQAEPFDIDAAIAELKTIRERKEDALNRFLESVTRLEHEQR; encoded by the coding sequence GTGACCGATCTCGAGTCCCGGGCGTTCAGAGAGAGCATATTTCATATCGCCTCCCTGATCCAGAGCGAACTCGACGCACGAGACCATCCGAAGGCCCTCACCGCCCTGCTCGCCCTCAAACGCGTCGCAGACCTGAGGGCCTCAGGCGATCTCGCCGGCTTTCTTGCCTACGCACCAGTCTGGGACGAGATCTGCACCGCACAAAGCCCTGGAGATGCGTTGACCGCGGCATACTCCCGTCTGGAAGAGGCACACCCCGGTGAAAAGAATTGGTTCGACGCCTTGATATTCAGCCCGACAAGGGACACACTCTGGAAGAAAGTCGTCTCTCTCGTCTCGGAATTCTCATTCCTGGACGCCGACCCCGAGGTCTTCTCCGAGATGCTCCTTCAGTTCTACCGCGAGAGCCCGGGCTCCTTCGAGACCCCCCGAGACCTTGCCCACCTCCTTGCCGGCCTGCTGGAGCCGGAGAGAGGGGCGTCCATCTTCGCTCCCTTCTGTCAGGATGGAGCGATTTTGATCGAGGTGGCCAGAGAGCACGGGACGAGAGGCATCACCCTCTATGCCCAGACACCCAACGACTACAGCAGGCTGGTCACAGCGCTCGTCCTCCTCGTGCACAACTGCCCTGATGTGCACGTCGCAACCGGCGACCCCATCCTGACACCGCGGTTCAGGCAGGACGAACGGTGCCTCATGGTTTTTGACCGGGTCGTCGGAACCATCCCTGCCGGCGCCATGGACTGGGGATCAGAGGGCATGCAACGTGACCCCTATCTCAGGTTCGTCTACGGCGTCCCGCCGCGGACAAGCAGGGACTACGCGTACCTCAGTCACGCCATCGCCTCCCTCACCGAAGGCGGGAGGTTGGTAGCCGTCGTCCCATCGGGAGTCCTCTTCAGGAGCGCAAGAACGGAGAAAGATATCCGGGCGAACATCGTCAGCCGCGACCGCGTCGAGGCGGTCATCGCTCTGCCGCTCCGGATCTTCCCCTCAACGGCGGTGCCGTTTGCGATCCTCGTCATCGCCGCAGGCAAGGTGACGGAGAGGCGGGATAGGACGATCTTCATCGACGCCTCCCGGTCGTTCCTTGCGGGGAGGGGGCGGAGCATCCTCAGAGGCGAGGACATCACGACGGTCCTTGACGCCTACACCACCTTCACCACAGTCGAGGGCTTCAGCGCCGTGGCGACCATCGACGAGATCGCGGCACAGGACTTCAACCTCGAGGTCTCGCGGTATGTCCGACCGGTGCCATCAGAAGAGCAGGCCGAACCGTTCGACATCGACGCGGCCATTGCCGAACTCAAAACGATCAGAGAAAGAAAAGAAGATGCCCTGAATCGGTTCCTGGAGAGCGTCACGCGCCTGGAGCACGAGCAGAGATAG
- a CDS encoding PD-(D/E)XK nuclease family protein yields the protein MTLSVKSKPYIIPEYSLTGDLLSYQACGLQYRYQNRGALPPSTPVQLWFGEFIHGVMEEAYKTWHEGPEALRFPLVWKDEIRVIEMNVNRRLRAKGLLPPPRLFCPYDETMETEGFCPDVNHPHKFLASKRTEAAINTWGPHLFPLIDNAEVKLKGCRDLVGYQPGVHRAQTYSVTGVVDVLSAVSMERAQTGNLILHYINTHQEIRAIIDDLLSLDYEIIIDYKGMRRPPMYLRPGVSNPTWEAHAWQVLTYAWLRSRQKDAQRPVAGIIFYLNELVPSAEDIRDLKIETKAGLTDILPTSRADKQALARWRKGSKGDALSANLREQRSIRLIPITEKRQQESLQAFDAVVKDIENSIAREMKCGSIQGCWKPNPQDKTCKACSFKIYCPAVKGKYPMSIP from the coding sequence ATGACACTTTCGGTGAAATCAAAGCCTTACATAATCCCTGAGTACAGCCTTACTGGCGATCTGCTGAGTTACCAGGCATGTGGGTTACAGTATCGCTACCAGAATCGAGGGGCCCTCCCCCCTTCGACACCGGTGCAACTCTGGTTTGGAGAGTTCATCCACGGCGTCATGGAGGAGGCGTACAAGACTTGGCATGAAGGCCCTGAGGCATTACGCTTCCCTCTCGTGTGGAAAGATGAGATCAGGGTGATCGAGATGAACGTCAATCGCCGTCTCAGGGCAAAAGGCCTCCTTCCGCCACCCCGTCTCTTCTGCCCCTATGATGAGACAATGGAAACGGAAGGCTTCTGCCCCGACGTAAACCATCCCCATAAATTTCTCGCCAGTAAGCGAACCGAAGCTGCGATCAATACTTGGGGGCCTCACCTCTTTCCACTCATTGACAATGCTGAGGTGAAACTCAAGGGGTGCAGGGATCTGGTTGGCTACCAACCCGGGGTCCATCGGGCACAGACCTACAGTGTTACGGGGGTCGTCGACGTCCTCAGTGCGGTCTCCATGGAGAGGGCACAGACGGGAAATCTGATCCTCCATTATATTAACACCCATCAAGAGATCAGAGCAATTATTGATGATCTATTATCGCTAGACTACGAGATCATCATCGATTACAAAGGGATGCGCCGCCCTCCAATGTACCTCCGTCCCGGGGTCTCCAATCCAACCTGGGAGGCCCATGCATGGCAGGTGCTCACCTATGCCTGGTTAAGGTCCCGCCAGAAGGATGCTCAGAGACCAGTCGCAGGGATCATCTTCTATCTGAACGAACTGGTCCCCTCGGCAGAAGACATCAGAGATCTTAAAATAGAGACGAAGGCTGGATTGACTGATATCCTGCCGACGAGTCGGGCGGACAAACAAGCACTGGCAAGGTGGAGGAAGGGATCGAAAGGGGATGCATTATCTGCGAATTTGCGTGAACAGCGATCCATACGCCTGATTCCCATCACCGAAAAACGTCAACAAGAGAGTCTTCAGGCGTTTGACGCTGTTGTTAAAGATATCGAAAATTCCATCGCTCGAGAAATGAAGTGTGGATCAATCCAAGGATGTTGGAAACCAAATCCTCAGGATAAAACCTGTAAAGCATGTAGTTTCAAGATCTATTGTCCTGCGGTGAAGGGAAAATATCCGATGAGCATTCCATAG
- a CDS encoding DEAD/DEAH box helicase: MIQFLDFITTIQSTLGRAITPEDNQGQYDAIESSLDRSLFIVAGPGSGKTTVMALRVLKLVYVDGIDPSTVLATTFTKKAATELRSRILGWGERLRLAFIENPTYADQREVLQLIDFNQIFTGTLDSISENILQEYREAGSPTPVIIEDFIANAMMVRYGLLDGGRYKNKDLKAYLKGLSGISYDLNTGGMAGILLEIRDRVCHDQVDIDTFNESGENPGIKVACEAIRVYMRELEERLLYDYGRLEQEFFQKLLNGELTEFTEKIRFILVDEYQDTNLLQEHIYFELARHALQNGGSITVVGDDDQSIYRFRGATVDLFTHFPSRIQEALQVYPTVITLSKNYRSTQNIVDRVEQFVTLDPTFQCARVEEKPPIEYARIGKPVNYPILGMFRDDLPTLARDLSFFLEGVVHNGGVEITQSGTTYTICVDADRGSPADICVLCSSPQEMKADGNPRLPRLLRQNLHNATHSIEIFNPRGQQLREISEVQVLCGLMLECIDPESTIQNKIKYLPKDAKKFFGAWRDAAQIYIQQHSEQYGDMTLGKFVQAWQTRTPHNAFVQKREVPLLDLVYRLVTWIPPMQYDVEGLVYLEVITRTITQSAVFTKFGSEIIFDDENTILEGKSIIDAMRGIFIPLATGAIDINEDLLETIPTDRIPIMSIHQAKGLEYPLVIVDVGSDFKTEHHKQAFKRYPREGGRTCRMEDELRAFSPLQTPQRPGVDRAFDDLTRQYFVAFSRPQDVLLLVGLNSVKDGYLTKGRKPTLKFIKNVATGWDRDETWHWGKGLPDIIHI; this comes from the coding sequence TTGATTCAATTTCTTGATTTCATAACCACAATACAATCCACCCTAGGTAGAGCCATTACACCTGAAGACAACCAGGGCCAGTACGACGCCATTGAGAGTTCTCTAGATCGCTCGCTCTTTATTGTTGCTGGACCGGGGAGTGGAAAGACCACAGTTATGGCCCTGCGAGTATTGAAACTGGTCTACGTAGATGGTATTGACCCTTCAACAGTCCTTGCCACCACCTTTACTAAGAAGGCTGCCACAGAGTTGCGTTCCCGCATCCTCGGTTGGGGAGAGCGCCTGCGACTGGCATTCATCGAGAACCCCACATACGCAGACCAACGGGAGGTTCTGCAGTTGATTGACTTCAATCAGATCTTCACTGGAACCCTCGACAGCATCTCTGAGAACATCCTGCAGGAATATCGGGAAGCAGGAAGTCCGACTCCAGTGATCATCGAAGATTTCATCGCGAATGCCATGATGGTGCGATATGGGCTTCTCGATGGTGGTCGATACAAAAATAAGGATTTGAAAGCCTATCTAAAAGGTCTCAGTGGGATCTCCTATGATTTGAACACGGGGGGAATGGCAGGAATTTTGCTCGAGATCCGGGATCGGGTCTGTCACGATCAGGTTGACATTGATACCTTCAATGAGTCTGGAGAAAATCCTGGGATAAAAGTGGCCTGTGAGGCAATCAGGGTCTATATGCGGGAACTGGAAGAGCGACTGCTCTATGACTATGGTAGGTTGGAGCAGGAATTCTTTCAAAAACTGCTGAATGGAGAGCTCACTGAATTTACTGAGAAAATTCGCTTCATTCTGGTGGATGAGTATCAGGACACAAACTTGCTCCAAGAACATATCTACTTTGAACTGGCCCGACATGCCTTGCAAAATGGGGGGAGTATTACTGTGGTCGGTGACGATGATCAGTCGATCTACCGCTTCCGTGGGGCAACTGTCGATCTATTTACTCATTTCCCTTCAAGAATCCAGGAAGCACTCCAGGTGTATCCAACCGTGATCACTCTCTCCAAAAACTACCGGTCCACCCAGAACATTGTTGATCGTGTTGAACAGTTTGTGACGCTAGATCCGACTTTCCAGTGTGCAAGGGTGGAAGAAAAGCCCCCCATAGAGTATGCGAGAATCGGAAAGCCTGTAAACTATCCAATTTTGGGCATGTTCCGGGATGATCTCCCTACTCTGGCACGGGATCTCTCTTTCTTCCTTGAAGGTGTGGTGCACAATGGGGGGGTTGAGATCACTCAGAGTGGTACGACTTATACCATCTGTGTCGATGCTGATCGCGGATCCCCTGCCGATATCTGTGTCCTCTGCAGTTCACCTCAGGAAATGAAGGCCGACGGTAATCCCCGCCTACCGCGTCTGCTTCGACAGAATTTGCACAATGCCACGCATTCGATCGAGATCTTCAACCCACGTGGACAGCAACTCAGGGAGATCTCCGAAGTGCAGGTTCTCTGTGGACTGATGTTGGAATGCATCGATCCCGAGTCTACTATCCAGAACAAGATAAAATACCTCCCTAAAGATGCAAAGAAATTCTTTGGTGCCTGGAGGGACGCAGCCCAAATCTACATTCAGCAGCACTCTGAGCAGTATGGAGATATGACGCTTGGGAAGTTCGTGCAGGCCTGGCAGACGCGGACACCACATAACGCCTTTGTGCAGAAACGAGAAGTTCCCCTCCTTGACCTGGTGTATCGACTGGTGACCTGGATTCCTCCCATGCAGTATGATGTGGAAGGACTTGTCTATCTCGAAGTGATCACTCGAACAATCACCCAATCTGCCGTTTTCACAAAATTCGGTAGCGAAATTATCTTTGACGATGAAAATACGATTCTAGAGGGGAAATCTATAATAGATGCCATGAGGGGGATCTTTATCCCCCTTGCAACTGGGGCGATTGATATCAATGAAGACCTCCTCGAAACCATCCCCACTGATCGTATCCCGATCATGTCCATCCATCAGGCCAAGGGACTCGAGTATCCCCTGGTCATCGTAGATGTGGGGTCCGACTTTAAGACTGAACATCATAAGCAGGCCTTCAAACGCTACCCGAGAGAAGGAGGGAGAACGTGCAGAATGGAGGACGAGCTCCGTGCCTTCTCTCCTCTTCAAACGCCTCAACGACCTGGAGTTGATCGCGCCTTCGACGACCTCACAAGACAATATTTTGTTGCTTTTAGTCGTCCCCAGGATGTGTTGCTCCTTGTGGGTCTGAACAGCGTGAAGGATGGCTACCTCACAAAGGGGAGGAAACCGACCCTTAAATTTATCAAGAACGTGGCGACGGGATGGGATCGTGACGAAACCTGGCATTGGGGAAAAGGCCTCCCTGACATCATTCATATCTAG